One Halanaerobium hydrogeniformans genomic window, AACAAAAACTCCGGCAGGTTTTTTTAAAATTTCAGGGAGCTCTTCATAATTTACTTCAACCTCATTACCATTAACTATATATTCTTCAACAGCTTTTCTAGCCAAATCAGTAATATATTTTTCAGCATCCATAATTTTAACACCTCTCATTATTAAAATTTTATTCTATATAAACAGCAGCATACCCAACACCAAATGGTGCTTCATAAGAATTCACTTCAAGCTCCACTTCCTGCTCGGCAATACTTCCTAGCATAACTGCAATAGGTCGCAAACCACATTCACCAGCTTTATCAATTAACTGAGAATCTATATCTAAAATCGATTTGAAATCCTTTTTTTCTAATAATTCTAGCAATTTTTCGTCAAATAGATGTGCTTCCGGATCATAACCGGCCGGTGCTCCCCTTTTTAAACGATGGGAAAGATCTCCACTTGCTATCACAGCAATATTATAATCAAGCTCATTAGCAGTTTGAGCAATCTTTTTACCGATCTCAAAAAGTTCTTGATAAGAAATAAAACCGATTGAAAGCGAAACAATAGGCAGGTCAATTCCTGCTTTTTTAAGATAGTTCAATGGTACTAATACACCATGGTCTAATTCTTCATTAATTCCATAATTAAGCAGATCATTTGCCTTTAATCCCTGTAAAGATAAGTTTTCATTCTCACAATTATCAATCAGTCTTTGGGCAAATTTAGGATCAGACTTTTCATTGAATTTGAGCTGAGGATAGGAAAAATCACTAAAACTACCAGTTAATTCTTCATTTACAATTACTGATGCTGTTGAGCGAAAAGCAGGTCCATGAGGAGTAATTATCAGCATAAGATCAAGGTCATCAAATTTTGCAATACTCTGAGCTGTTTTTTCCATACCTTTTACTGTCTTTTCAGCCTTTTTCAACTCTTTACCACCAATTTCCTCAACCACTATTGGGGGATGAGGTAATAGAGCAGCACATTTTACTGTCATTTTTCCACCTCCAAATAATTACATAATATACATTTTTTTAAAAAACAAAAACAGAGAGATATATATCTCCCTGCTGCATAAAAAACTTTATCTTTTTGAGAATTGTGGTTTCTTTCTCGCTTTTTTGCGACCATACTTTTTTCTCTCTACCATACGAGAATCTCTGGTTAAATAACCGGCCTTTTTTAAAGGTGTGCGGTAATCCTGATCTACCTCCAGTAAAGCTCTTGCAATCCCATGACGAACTGCACCAGCCTGACCTGAAAGTCCACCTCCATTAACATTTACATAAATATCAAAAGTGTTATCTGTGTTTGTCAATTCTAAAGGTGACATTATATCTTTAATTAGAGATTTTCTATTAAAATAGTCGCTGATTTCAACATCATTAACTAGAAAATTTCCATCTCCAGGCAGCAGGCGAACTCTAGCAGTAGAAGTCTTTCTCCGTCCTGTACCTCTATATTGTACTTCAGAAGCCATCTATAAAATCCTCCTTCCTGTTTTTTAAACTTGGATTATAACTCTAATTTTACGGGCTTTTGAGCCTTGTGTGGATGCTTATCTCCACTGTATACTTTTAATTTTTTTATCATTTTTCTCCCAAGTTTATTACCTGGTAGCATACCTTTAACAGCTTTTTCAATTATAAATTCTGGATCTTTTGCTAATAATTCTTTGTAAGTCATTTCTTTGATTCCACCAATATAATTTGAATGACGGTAATATTTTTTCTGATCCCATTTATTTCCTGATAATTTTATTTTTTCAGCATTAACAACAATTACAAAATCTCCCATATCTACATGAGGTGTAAAGGTTGGCTTATGTTTGCCACGTAAATACTGAGCAATTTTTGAGGAAATCCTACCTAATGTTTTATCTTCAGCATCAACTACATACCAGTTGCGCTCAACTTCTTCATTTTTAGCCATATATGTTGACATACTATACCTCCTTAG contains:
- the amrB gene encoding AmmeMemoRadiSam system protein B, producing MTVKCAALLPHPPIVVEEIGGKELKKAEKTVKGMEKTAQSIAKFDDLDLMLIITPHGPAFRSTASVIVNEELTGSFSDFSYPQLKFNEKSDPKFAQRLIDNCENENLSLQGLKANDLLNYGINEELDHGVLVPLNYLKKAGIDLPIVSLSIGFISYQELFEIGKKIAQTANELDYNIAVIASGDLSHRLKRGAPAGYDPEAHLFDEKLLELLEKKDFKSILDIDSQLIDKAGECGLRPIAVMLGSIAEQEVELEVNSYEAPFGVGYAAVYIE
- the rpsI gene encoding 30S ribosomal protein S9, yielding MASEVQYRGTGRRKTSTARVRLLPGDGNFLVNDVEISDYFNRKSLIKDIMSPLELTNTDNTFDIYVNVNGGGLSGQAGAVRHGIARALLEVDQDYRTPLKKAGYLTRDSRMVERKKYGRKKARKKPQFSKR
- the rplM gene encoding 50S ribosomal protein L13; protein product: MSTYMAKNEEVERNWYVVDAEDKTLGRISSKIAQYLRGKHKPTFTPHVDMGDFVIVVNAEKIKLSGNKWDQKKYYRHSNYIGGIKEMTYKELLAKDPEFIIEKAVKGMLPGNKLGRKMIKKLKVYSGDKHPHKAQKPVKLEL